In Streptomyces sp. TS71-3, the following proteins share a genomic window:
- a CDS encoding NAD(P)(+) transhydrogenase (Re/Si-specific) subunit beta gives MDTVVRVLYIIAFALFIYGLSGLTGPRTAVRGNQTAAVGMLVAVVATLLRVDHNWALIVVGLVAGALLGVPAARRVRMTAMPQMVALFNGVGGGAVALIAWSEFRTSDGFTGSAGYVVVASMFAALVGSVSFWGSLVAFGKLQEVLPGRPVGLGRVQSYVNVLLLAVGVVCAVVAGLGGASQVWVILVLVLAAVLGVMVVIPIGGADMPVVISLLNALTGLSAAAAGLALDNTAMIVAGMIVGASGSILTNQMAVAMNRTIPAIVAGGFGGGGTLPGGAGADVDRTVRSTSAADAAIQMAYAAQVIVVPGYGMAVAQAQHAVKDMAKLLEGKGVEVKYAIHPVAGRMPGHMNVLLAEADVSYDALKEMDEINDEFARTDVTLVIGANDVTNPAARTDPSSPIHGMPILNVDESRQVIVLKRSMSSGFAGIDNPLFYADRTTMLFGDAKKSVLEVTEELKAL, from the coding sequence ATGGACACGGTGGTCCGCGTTCTCTACATCATCGCGTTCGCCCTCTTCATCTACGGCCTGTCCGGGCTGACCGGACCCAGGACGGCGGTGCGCGGCAACCAGACCGCCGCCGTGGGCATGCTGGTCGCGGTCGTGGCGACGCTGCTGCGGGTCGACCACAACTGGGCCCTGATCGTGGTGGGCCTCGTCGCCGGGGCGCTGCTCGGCGTGCCCGCCGCCCGGCGGGTCCGGATGACCGCGATGCCGCAGATGGTGGCGTTGTTCAACGGCGTCGGCGGCGGCGCGGTCGCCCTCATCGCCTGGTCGGAGTTCCGCACCTCGGACGGGTTCACCGGCAGCGCCGGCTACGTCGTCGTGGCCTCGATGTTCGCCGCGCTCGTCGGGTCCGTCTCCTTCTGGGGCTCGCTGGTGGCCTTCGGCAAGCTCCAGGAGGTCCTGCCCGGCCGCCCGGTGGGGCTCGGCCGGGTGCAGAGCTACGTGAACGTCCTGCTGCTCGCCGTCGGCGTGGTGTGTGCCGTGGTGGCGGGGCTCGGCGGGGCGTCCCAGGTGTGGGTGATCCTGGTGCTGGTGCTCGCCGCGGTGCTCGGCGTCATGGTCGTCATCCCGATCGGCGGCGCCGACATGCCCGTCGTCATCTCGCTGCTGAACGCCCTCACCGGGCTCTCGGCCGCGGCGGCGGGCCTGGCGCTCGACAACACCGCGATGATCGTCGCGGGCATGATCGTCGGCGCCTCCGGCTCCATCCTCACCAACCAGATGGCCGTCGCCATGAACCGCACGATCCCGGCGATCGTGGCCGGCGGCTTCGGCGGGGGAGGCACGCTTCCGGGCGGCGCCGGCGCGGACGTGGACCGCACCGTGCGCTCCACGTCCGCCGCGGACGCCGCCATCCAGATGGCCTACGCGGCGCAGGTGATCGTCGTGCCCGGCTACGGCATGGCGGTGGCGCAGGCCCAGCACGCGGTGAAGGACATGGCCAAGCTGCTGGAGGGCAAGGGGGTGGAGGTCAAGTACGCCATCCACCCGGTGGCCGGCCGGATGCCCGGCCACATGAACGTGCTGCTCGCCGAGGCGGACGTCTCCTACGACGCGCTCAAGGAGATGGACGAGATCAACGACGAGTTCGCGCGTACCGACGTCACGCTGGTGATCGGCGCGAACGACGTCACGAACCCCGCCGCGCGCACGGATCCGTCGAGCCCGATCCACGGCATGCCGATCCTCAACGTCGACGAGTCCCGCCAGGTCATCGTCCTCAAGCGGTCGATGAGCAGCGGCTTCGCCGGCATCGACAACCCCCTCTTCTACGCCGACCGCACGACGATGCTCTTCGGCGACGCGAAGAAGTCCGTCCTGGAGGTGACGGAAGAACTCAAGGCGCTGTGA
- a CDS encoding SDR family NAD(P)-dependent oxidoreductase — translation MTTTLITGANKGLGFEAARRLIAAGHTVYIGCRDPERGRRAAAELGARLVLLDTTDDESVAAAARAVEAGGGLDVLVNNAGVEERGPGNSVIGPADLTPDIVRRTFETNVFGTVRVLHAFLPLLERSAAPVVVNLSSGLGSLARITEPGTPTHTYPGVAYPASKMVVNVITIQYAKAYPNMRINSVEPGFTKTDLNGNTGTQTVEEGAEIIVRMAQIGPDGPTGGYFDAQGTLPW, via the coding sequence ATGACGACGACATTGATCACCGGAGCGAACAAGGGCCTCGGCTTCGAGGCCGCCCGCCGGCTCATCGCGGCCGGCCACACCGTCTACATCGGCTGCCGGGACCCCGAGCGCGGGCGCCGGGCCGCCGCGGAGCTCGGGGCGCGGCTGGTCCTGCTCGACACCACCGACGACGAGTCGGTGGCCGCCGCGGCGCGGGCCGTCGAGGCCGGCGGCGGCCTCGACGTGCTCGTCAACAACGCGGGCGTCGAGGAGCGGGGCCCCGGCAACAGCGTGATCGGCCCGGCGGACCTGACGCCCGACATCGTGCGCCGGACGTTCGAGACGAACGTCTTCGGCACGGTGCGGGTCCTGCACGCGTTCCTGCCGCTGCTGGAGCGTTCGGCCGCGCCGGTCGTGGTCAACCTCAGCAGCGGCCTGGGGTCACTGGCCCGGATCACCGAGCCCGGCACCCCCACGCACACCTACCCGGGCGTGGCGTACCCGGCCTCGAAGATGGTGGTGAACGTGATCACCATCCAGTACGCCAAGGCGTACCCGAACATGCGGATCAACTCCGTCGAGCCCGGCTTCACCAAGACCGATCTGAACGGCAACACCGGTACGCAGACGGTCGAGGAGGGGGCCGAGATCATCGTGCGGATGGCCCAGATCGGGCCGGACGGCCCCACCGGGGGGTACTTCGACGCGCAGGGGACGCTTCCCTGGTGA
- a CDS encoding helix-turn-helix transcriptional regulator → MTTAEFGRALRRWRERVPPGAAGLPAGGQRRAAGLRREELALLAGISVDYVIRLEQGRATNPSPGVVEALARALRLSPDERAYLFRAAGLAEPGPDLVPGYITPSVQRMLDRLVGVPVGVWDAAWTMLMANPPYAALMGDPSGWRGHERNGVWRTFLGPGSRVRQSPEERRDLQAVQVADLRETAGRYPNDPGLRELIAELHAKSARFAELWDGGAVQVHRAARKTVEHPQVGLLTLDCDVLSVAGSDLRMMVYTAEPGTTDEERLALVLTLGLQELGVR, encoded by the coding sequence GTGACGACGGCTGAGTTCGGAAGGGCGCTGCGGCGCTGGCGGGAGAGGGTCCCGCCGGGCGCCGCCGGGCTGCCCGCGGGCGGCCAGCGGCGCGCTGCCGGGCTGCGCCGCGAGGAGCTGGCCCTGCTGGCCGGGATCTCGGTCGACTACGTCATCCGCCTCGAACAGGGCCGGGCGACCAACCCGTCACCCGGTGTCGTCGAGGCCCTGGCCAGGGCGCTGCGGCTGTCGCCGGACGAGCGCGCGTACCTGTTCCGGGCGGCCGGTCTCGCCGAGCCGGGACCGGACCTGGTCCCCGGATACATCACGCCGAGCGTCCAGCGGATGCTGGACAGGCTGGTCGGCGTGCCCGTCGGCGTCTGGGACGCCGCCTGGACCATGCTCATGGCCAACCCGCCCTACGCGGCCCTCATGGGCGACCCGTCCGGCTGGCGCGGCCACGAGCGCAACGGCGTGTGGCGCACCTTCCTCGGCCCCGGCTCCCGGGTCCGGCAGAGCCCCGAGGAGCGGCGCGACCTCCAGGCGGTCCAGGTGGCGGACCTGAGGGAGACCGCGGGCCGCTACCCGAACGACCCGGGCCTGCGGGAGCTGATCGCGGAGCTGCACGCGAAGAGCGCCCGGTTCGCCGAGCTGTGGGACGGGGGCGCCGTGCAGGTGCACAGGGCCGCGCGCAAGACCGTCGAACACCCCCAGGTGGGCCTGCTGACGCTGGACTGCGACGTGCTCAGCGTGGCGGGCAGCGACCTGCGCATGATGGTCTACACGGCCGAGCCCGGCACCACCGACGAGGAGCGCCTCGCGCTCGTCCTCACCCTGGGCCTCCAGGAACTCGGAGTCCGTTAG
- a CDS encoding helix-turn-helix domain-containing protein: MTGGTDEPFARAVKPLVDAMGAQMLPPAQAGPDDIVLSWQGRQVVAVRLPQLADSLDRILAALEREHGGPLADLDRRTKQKVVRQLEARGAFSVRHGVETVATALGVSRFTVYNYLNREQAKGSG, from the coding sequence TTGACCGGCGGCACCGACGAGCCGTTCGCCCGGGCCGTCAAACCCCTCGTGGACGCCATGGGCGCCCAGATGCTGCCGCCCGCGCAGGCCGGCCCCGACGACATCGTGCTGTCCTGGCAGGGCAGACAGGTCGTCGCCGTCCGCCTGCCCCAGCTCGCCGACTCCCTGGACCGCATCCTCGCCGCGCTGGAGCGCGAGCACGGCGGGCCGCTCGCGGACCTCGACCGCAGGACGAAGCAGAAGGTCGTACGGCAACTGGAGGCACGCGGCGCGTTCTCGGTACGGCACGGCGTCGAGACCGTCGCCACGGCCCTGGGCGTCAGCCGCTTCACCGTCTACAACTACCTCAACAGGGAGCAGGCGAAGGGCTCCGGGTGA